The stretch of DNA ACTGGGTGCCGTAGGGATGCAGCTGGTAATAGACATGCCAGCGGCCCTTGTAGTAGCACAGGCCGTTCGGGTCGTTGATCCAGCCGCCGTTCGAGGCGATGTGGTACTTGGGGTACCAGCGGTCCTCGCGCTCGAGGTCGAGCGTCTCGACGCCGGCCTCGGCCTTGGCGAGTTCCTCGTCGTGGTCGCGGATTGGGGTGTAAACAGGATATTCGGTAGTCATCATTGATGCCTTTCTCATTGTTCGGTTGATATAAGTAAAACGTAATAGAGAGATTCGCGATGTCGGCTGCCCGTGGAACGCCACGAATGCAATATCATATTGTTCCATATTGCAAACATGACGCTGGCCAACTGGTTTGCGTCGCAAACGTAATGCCATATCGGGTTCTATTGCAAATGTGACGCTAATCGTGCTGGTTGCGTCACATCTGCAATAGACAGAGGATGGTGACGAAACGTCAGGCCGGGAGCTGGTCGCTGGCGGCCTCGGCCTGGATGGCCTCGCCTTGCGCCTCGGCTGCCTTACGGTCCTTAATGCGGATGAACGGATCGCCGCCCACCTGCTGATCATCCTTCTTGATCACGAAGTATCCGTAGATCAAAGCGAGAAGGACGATGCCGGAGATGATGAAGAAGGTCGGGCGGGCGCCAACGCGGTCGCGCAGCAGGCCGAGCGGGTTGGACATGATGACCTGGCCCAGCTGAGAGGCGATCTGGAAGCCGACCATGTAAAGCGTCGCGGAAAGCTTCGTATCGTAATGCAAGGTGAAGTAACGGAAGGCGGGGAGGCTGAAGAGCGGGGTTTCGATGGCGTGGAACATCTTGACCACGGAGATCATCACGGGGTCGTGGAAGACGCCGCACAGGCCGATACGCAGGCACATCACCACAGCGCCGAGCAACAGGGAGTTGCGCACGCCGATATGGTCCATGATCACCGGGACGATGCCCATCATCGCGGACTCGCAGAACACCTCGGCCGCGTTGAGCACGGAGTACCAATTGTTGCCCTGGGCCGTGGTGGCGAAGAGGCTGGTGTAGTAGTTCGGGAACATCTGCTGGTCGAAGACCGTGTAGAAGGTGTTGGTGAAGAACATGAAGATGATCAGCGCCCAGAGCGAGCCCATGCCGAGCACGGAAACCATTTCCTTGACGGTCGGGTTGGTGCGCGGTGCGTTCGGGTCGGCTTCCTTCCGCAGTTCCTCTTTCTGTTCCGCCGGGCGCCAGAAGGCGTAGACGCAGATCATGCCGAGGCCGAAGAGCGAGCCGAGCCAGAAGTTCAGACGCATGTCGACGTTGAACAGCGGGCCGGCGATCAGCGCGACGACCGCGTAGCCGAAGGAACCCCAGGCACGCGACTGGCCGTATTCGAAGCCGAAGTGACGGCTGTAGCGTTCGGTGAGTGCCTCGAAAAGCGAGCAACCGGCCATGAAGCCAGCGGAGAGGACGATGGAACCGAGGAGCACGCCGATGTAGCGGGTGGTGCCGCCGGCTTTGAGCATCGGGGTGTAGACGAACTGGGCGAACGGGCCGACGCAGGCCGCGATGCAGGAGACCACGACGACCAGGCGGCGCTTGATGCCGAGGTTGTCTTGCAGAACGCCGTAGACGAACATGATCACGAGCGTCACCGCGGAGTTGATGGAGTAGATGGTGCCCTGTTGCTGGGCGGTCATCCCGAGGCCCTTGGTCGGGTCGGTAAGCCACCGGGAGAAGAAGGACCACCAGATGCCCCACGAGCAGAAGAACATGAAGATACCGGTGGAACTCTCGAGATACGAGGGGTTCCGGTACGTTTTGGCGCCTTTGATTGCCATTTCGTCACCTTTCTTTTCGACATCGCTGCCGCGTGATGTCTTGTTTACTTCCGTCCTTGCCGAATTCTGCGGCATTGCCTTAGGCAAGAAACTGGTAAAAATATACGACGAGAAACGATTTACGTCAAATTGTAAATCGTTTCCGGCGTTTTCAACTAAATAGAAACCGTATATATGGATTATTTATAGATATCTGTCTAAATTGTTGCGCCGATGGGCGATTCGGCAGTTACGGCCGGGCGGTCCCGCGATTGATCACCGAACCACGTTCGAGCAGCGTGCAGCGGATGCGTACCGGGTTCGGTGCGTCGAGCGCCGGGATCGCGGCGACGGTTTTCCTGTTGCTGGTCGGATCCAAATCACGGCCTTCGATCATCGAGATCAGTTTGCGGGCGCCCCAATAGCCCATTTCGTAATGCGGCAATGCGATGGTGGTCGGCTGCGGCTCGAAGGTCTCCTTGATGATGCGGTTGTTGTCGATGCCGACCACGGAAATGTCGTGGCCGACTTCGAGTCCGTGCTCAGCGGCGCACTGGTATACGTACCAGGTGCGGGCGTCGTTGAAGCAGAAGAAGGCATCTGGGCGTTCGCGCTCGAACAGCTCGGAGACGGCCTTGAGCGCAACGCCGTTATTGCCTACGCTGATGCTGAGTTTGGGGTCAATGGGCAACCCGGCTTCTCTGAGGGCTTTTCTGTAGCCTTTCAGGCGCAGCGGTTCGGCGAGGAGATTTTCGTTGCAACCTATATAGGCTATGCGTTTGGCGCCGGATTTGATGAGGTATGTGGTGGCGTCGTAGCCCATGGCGACTTCGTCGGGAACGATGTACGGTACGCTTCCGTCCGATGACGTCGCGTCGATGAGGACGGTGTGTTCGCGTGAAAGCGATTTGGGAACGGCTGACACTCTGTCATACATTTTGGCATACAGATAGCCGTCCACACCGTAGCGTTTGAGCGCGGCTATTTCACTGGTTTCGCTGGCCTCGCCGTCCGTATTGACCAAAAGCATCATGTATCCCAGCTCGCTTGCGGCGTCCTGCGCTCCCAGGATCATTTCGCCGGCGTACGGGGTGGTGGCGATTTCCTCGCTGATGAAACCGACGGTATGGGTGCGGCTGGTGCGCAGGGAGCGGGCGAGGGGGTTGGGACGATAGCCCATTTTCTTCGCCGTTTTGCGGATATGTTCGGCAAGCTCCTTCTTGACGTGTCCGTTTTCGCGGTGGTTCAGTGCCATCGAGACGGCGGTCACCGATGCTCCGGCCTCTTTGGCTACCTCTTTGATCGTGGTCATGATTTGTATAATAACGGTCGCCCATGATGCCGGAACGGTTGTGCACAGTTCTGTATATTCGTGGTGAATATTAAATAGATATAGAATGACGGAAATGAATCGGCGGGAAATGAAGAAAGTAAATCAGGTATATAAAACGAATAAATCAGCGAAGGCCGTTTGGGGCGATTTGCTTGCGGTGATGGTGACGCTCGCGCTCGCGGTGAGCGTCGCTCCCGGCTCGGCGCTCGCCGATACCACCGCTACAGGTGGCCAGCAGGCCACGGCGGTGCTCGATACGTTGCCGGTCAAGGGGCGCGCGCCGAAAACCGGATACAAGCGTACGCAATTCGGGCGTGCCTGGGCCGACGTGGACCGCAACGGCTGCGACACCCGCAACGACATTCTGGGGCGCGACCTTACCGGCAAGAAATTCAAGGCAGGGACCCGCGATTGCAAGGTGATGTCGGGCACGCTCGCCGACCCGTACACCGGCAAGACCATCTATTTCAAGCAGGGCAGGAAGACCTCGGCCAGGGTGCAGATCGACCACGTCGTCGCGCTTTCCAACGCCTGGCAGACCGGGGCGCAGAAGATCGGCGCCGGGCAGCGCAGGCAGATGGCCAACGACCCGTACAACCTGCTGGCCGTCGACGGGCCGAGCAACCAGCGCAAAAGCGACGGCGACGCGGCGACTTGGCTGCCGAAGAAAAAGTCGTACCGTTGCTCGTACGTTTCGCGGCAGATCGGCGTGAAGCACAAGTATGGCCTGTGGGTCACCAAGGCCGAAAAGGCCGCGATGCAGCGCGTGCTTGCCACCTGTCCGACGCAGACGGTGCCGACTGACAGCGGTCCGTTTGCGCGTGCCGCTGCGGCGTCAAAGGTTTTACCGTGATTATTAATACAATTACTATGCTTTTGTATGGATAGTGCGGTTTTCGGCGTGATGTGAGATTGTATACATCTTGACAAACGTTGATATTCCAACGATTTGACGTTTGCTAAACGTATGTCGGGAATGTATAATTCTATACATCGATTCAGCTCCGATGAAGGGGCAGGAACGATATGATAGCGATGTTTAAACGATTCCGGTTCAATGCTTTTGCAAAACCGCTGGTCGTTTATTCTTGCGTCATCTCACCGATATGAAAGGAACAGCTATGAAAGCCGTTGTGTTTAAAGCGTATAAGACATTCCCGTCGCTCGAGGAAGTCGAAAAGCCGACCCCAGGGCCGGGCGAGGTGCTGCTGAAGGTCGCCGGCGCTGGCTGCTGCCATTCCGACGTTTCCGTCTTCCGCGATTATGACGAGGTCACCGGCGCGCAGACCAAGCCGTCGTTCATCCTCGGCCATGAGACCTCCGGCTGGGTCGAAGAGGTCGGCACCGGCGTCACCGGCTTCAACAAGGGCGATGCCTACCTGGTCTACGGCCCCACCGGCTGCGGCCACTGCAAGCGCTGCGTCGCCGGCGAAGAGAACTACTGCGAGAACATGGCCACCAACAAGTCGCTGGCCATCGGTCTCGGACGTGACGGCGGCATGGCCGAATACATGGTCGTTCCCGCGCGCAACCTCGTGCCGCTGGGCGACGCCGACCCGATCGCCGCGGCTCCGCTCGCTGACGCCGCGCTGACTCCGTACCACGCCATCAAGGCTGCGCTGCCTCACCTGCAGGGCGGCGGCAAGTACGCGCTGGTCATCGGCCTGGGCGGCCTGGGCCAGATCGCCATCCAGATTTTGAAAGCCATCACCGGCGCCACCATCATCGCCACCGACATGAAGCCGGAAGCCATGGCCAAGGCCGAGGAAAAGGGTGCCATCACCGTCAAGGGTGATGAGAACGAGGTCGAGAACATCCGCAAGATCACCGGAGGCCGTGGCGTTGACGCCGCCTTCGATTTCGTTGGCATCGCTCCGACCATCGCTGCTGCGCAGGCCGCTTCCGCCATCGATTCGCGCGTGACCATCGTGGGCATCGCCGGCGGCAAGGCTTCCTACGACTGGTACAGCAACCCGTGGCAGCAGGAGCTCACCAGCGTCTACTGGGGCTCCATGCCCGAGCTGCACGAGGTCGCCGCGCTCTATCGCGAAGGCCTGATCACCCCCGAGGTCGAGACCTATTCGATGGACAACGCGCTCGACGCCTACCACAAGCTGGTCGACGGCAAGCTCTCCAAGCGCGCCGTCGTGGTGCCTCACATGGGTGAGTGAGCGACAGCGAAAAAAGCGAAAATAGTGAGTTAATCGGTCCTGACTGGATTTGATTGAGCGGGTGACGATGCGTTTGTACGGATGTATCGCCACCCGTTTTCGTAGTGTATGCGCGAAACGTAAAAAATGATTAATCGTAAAGCGAGATGTGCTTTTACAGAACTGTTAATATCCGGTAAAGGGGCCACTATGGAAATGAACACCGAAATACAGGTTGAGACTGACCGGTAGCTCAGGGATGAGGCTTCGGAAATTCTGGAATCCATGGGACTTGATTTGGCTACAGCCGTCAATATGTTGCTTAAGCAGATTGTTAATACCCGAAGCCTTCCTTTTAAGCTCAAAGCACCTGAAGTGTGATACCAAAGTCTGGCATAGATTCATTTGTTAAGCGGAATGCGCCGGTGGCGAGCGGTGTTGATAGTGCGGACGATAGCTTATATATTGGGTGTAGCGGTACTGATAATTTTTCTTAAAAGTTGGGGGCAGACATGCTTTGGTCTTGGATGCATTTGGTTGTGGGCGTTGTGCTGATCGTCGCGGTGGCCGTGGGGCTGCTGGGGCCGGCGAGGATGACGAAGATCTGGGCGATGATCGCTCGCGTCTGCTATATCCTCATTATTCTGAGCGGAGTCTTTCTGATTGTGCACGCCTGGCCGCATATCACCGTGCTGCTGGTGGTCAAGATCATTCTTGCGGTCGCGCTGATCGCGCTCGCGGAAATCGGGTTTGCGAAGAAAAGCAAGGATACGGCATCGGCTGTGGCCATCTGGGTGCCGATTGCGCTGGTCGTTGTGGTCATGGTGGTCGGCCTCATCGTCTCCCATGGTTTCCCGCTCGTCATGCTGTAAAAGATGCGGCGGTTCCGGCTGTGCGCCTTGCTTGATGCTGGTGCGGCTGCGAATGCGGCTGTATGGAGGCGTATAAGGGCCGGAACGCTGATTGAACGAGGTTTCATTAAGTTGGAGCCTCGTTTTTGTTTGTCTGCCAGTCCGTCCATCTGATTGTCTGTTTGGTTGTTTACCTGATTTTTGCGACGGATTTGGTGAAAATGTATCTAAAAATCGGTAACGGAGACTGTTTTTCGTATATCTTTTCTTTAGAAGACATTGCCGACCGATCGTTGCTGATTGCATTATTGCGGTATCTGATTCGATTCGACAATGTGAGCAGGATGAGAGAACGAATCGGGGCTGTTATGGTTGTTTGGCGTTGGATGCATATTGTCGCTGGCGTATTGGTGCTGCTCGCGCTGGTGGTAGGTGTGCTTGGGCCGGTCGGCATGGTCGAGGGTTGGGCGACGGTGGCACGGGTCTGTTACGTCGTGCTTATGGTGAGTGCCGTGCCGACCGTCCTCCACGCGTGGCGAGCCAATTGGCCGGCGACGATCGTCAAAATCGTTGCGGCGATTGGGCTCATCGGGATGTGCGAGGTCGCTTTCGCGCATCGGCTCCGTGGCGCTGCGCCGCTGCAGACGCTGTGGATGCCGCTGGTATTCGGCGTGCTGGTATTCGTGCTTGGCCTGTGGCTCGCGCGTGGCAAGCATCGCGGCACCGGTAAGCCGTCACGTCGCTAGCTGTTGCCGATTTATGGCGCAATCGGCTAGCCCGTATTTGCGACACGCAAAATATGATACGCAAATCGAGAAGTGACTGTATAATGAAGTTTTGTTGCCCCTCTGGCTCAATGGTTAGAGCAGCGTCCTTTTAAGTCGTGGGTTGTGGGTTCGAGTCCCACGGGGGGCACGAGCAAGGTATCGTCGTAAAGGCGGTGCCTTTTTTGTTTTAAGGGTTGCGAGATTTTAGCCGCTGACTCGCTTTCCGGAGTGGTCAAGCGCTGTGTTTGTTGAAATTGCCGAGCACGGCGTCGAGCAGTCCGGGGAAGGCCGTGTCGAATTCCGGGCGACGGAGACGGGCGCTCTGTTGGACGCCGTGATGGTCGCGCCAGACCAGGCCGGATTCGCGGAGCACTTTGAAATGGTGGGAGGCTGCGGTTTTGGTGATGCCCAGCGCGCGGTAGATATCGCCGCAATGCATCTCGCCGTTGGTGTCGAGCAGCGCGACGATGCGCAGCCGAAGCGGGTCGCTCAGGGCGAACATTGCTTGCGGTAGGGTGACGTCTTTCGGGTCGGTATGCAGCTGGTCTTTCATGGTTTCCATGATACGATAATCATATTGGTTCAATAAACGTTGAACTAAATGAATGATGAATGTTGTGCAGATTAAAGAGGCCAGCAATGATTGATCAAACCATCAACCAGGAAACGGATCGTTTTCTCGCCGCACGCGACGCGTATAAGGAAGCGAGCCCGCAGGTGGTCGGCGACTTTCTCGCCATGAAGCGCGACGCGTTGAAGCCGGGCGCGCTTGACGGCAAGACCAAGGCGCTGATCGCCGTACTGATGGGCGTATCGCGCGGCAGCGAACGATGCATCATGACGCACGTACGTGCCGCAGCCGATGCGGGCGTGACTCGTGATGAACTCATCGAAGGGCTCAACATGACCATCGTTTTCGGTGGCGCCCCTCAATACGGCTATGCCAGCTATGCTCTGAGTGCGTATGATACGTATGTAGCTCGGTGAACTGGCAGATAGGGATTCCGGAAGTTGGCGCGGTGAAGTGACAAATGCGTTTTGTGCAGATGGGGGGCTATACTGTTGCTCCTTCACGTTATGTATGACAATCAATAGGGCTCATAGCAACCAAGAAGTAAACTGAGGCCATGCCTTGCACAACATTACTTGTAGGAAAAAATGCCAGCTACGACGGATCCACGCTCATTGCGCGCAATGACGACAGCGGCGGCGGGCGTTACGACCCGAAGCGGTTTGTCGCAGTGAGCCCGGCCGACCAGCCGCGGCATTATCGCAGCGTGCTGAGCCACGTCGAAATCGACCTGCCCGACGATCCGTGCGCTTACGTCATGGCACCCAACGCCTTGCGTAACCGAGGCATCCTCGCCGAAGCAGGTGTGAGCGAGCGCAACGTGGCGATGAGCGCCACCGAGACCATCGCCGTCAACGAACGCGTGCTTGGCGCCGATCCGATGGTCGAGTTGCATACCGTGCCCGCTGGGGGAGATAGCAAATCTGCTTCTGGCGCAGGTCGTAACGGCGTCAATGGCGCTGAGCCTGCACCGTCCGTCGATGCGCTGTGGGCGTCGATCGGCGAGCCTGAACCCTACGACGCGGGTTGCGCCGATGACATCGCCAATCAAGGGCTGGACGTGTACCTTGCCCATGGTGGCGAGAGCCGGCTGCGGCCCGGCGGATTTGTGGGTGGTAAAGCCGCTGGCGAAAATCCTGCCGAAAGCGCGATTTCGGCCGACCCCAACCGCCGTGAGATTCCCGGCGGTATCGGCGAGGAAGACATTATTACTTTGGTGCTGCCCTACGTGCACTCCGCACGCGAAGGTGTCATCCGTCTGGGCGGGTTGCTCGAACGTTACGGCACCTACGAGGCCAACGGCGTGAGTATTTCCGACGGCGACGAGGTGTGGTACCTCGAATCCATCGGCGGCCACCATTGGATTGCCCGTCGCGTGCCCGACGATTGCTATGCCGCCATCCCCAACCAGCTCGGTCTTGACCATTTCGACCTCGTGGAAGCGCTCGCCGAACCGAAGCCGGGCGAGGCGGATACCCGCGACTATCTCTGCTCGGCCGATCTGCGTGAGTTCATCGAGGCCAACCACCTCGACCGCAGCATGGACAGCTCCGAGGAGCATTGGCGCCATCTCAACCCGCGCAAGCTCTTCGGCACCTCCACGTTCCGCGACCATATCTACAACACCCCGCGCGCCTGGTACATGCAGCGTTGCCTCAACCCTAGCGAGGACTGGGATTCGCCATCCGCCCGCTATACGCCGATTTCCGACGACATCCCGTGGGCGCGCAGGCCGGAAAGCAAGGTCAGCATCGAGGACGTGAGCGTCGTGCTGAGCTCGCATTATCAGGACACCCCGTACGATCCGTATGGTCACGCGGGCACGCCGGCGACGCGCCACAGCTTCCGTCCGATCGGCATCAGCCGCACCGGCCATCTGGCGATCATGCAGATTCGCGGTTATTTGCCGGAGGCGGCGGCGAGCTACCAATCCGTGATGTGGCTGGCGTTCGGCTCGCAGCCCACAACCGCCAACGCGCCCTTCTATACCAACGTTTCGTGCACGCCCGCGTATCTGCGTGACACCACCGGCGAAGTCTCCACCTCCGCGCTCTACTGGACCAACCGTCTCATCGCGGCGCTCGCCGATGCGCACTTCGACCTGACCGGCAGCGCCGTCGAGGCGTTCCGCGAGGACATCTTCTCGCACGGCCATCGTTTCGTCGCCGAGGCCGATGCGCGGCTTTTGCAGGCGGTGCGGAAAGCCGCGGCCGCGCCGGTTGATGGCCAAGAAGCGCAAACCGCTGAGCAGGCGCAATCGGTACTGGACGAACGGCAGACGGATGCGGTGCGTCCGATTATGGAAGCCGCGAACCAGCGCATGGCCGACTATCTCGAGGCACGCAACAAGCAGTTGCTCGACAAGGTGCTCTACATTTCCAGCGAGCACATGCACAACGCTTTCGCCCTCTCCGACCGCCCGCAGCAATAACCTGCGGCAGGCAACAGTCGGAGGTAACGTAAAAGGCGATAAGCCGTGGCGCGAAGGGAGACTTCGGCCGGCTTATCGCCTTTTACACAATTCGTATTAGTGCGGTTTCGGCGCCGACGGATAAGAAAAATCAGAAGTTGCCGCCGTTCCAGCCCCAGTCGCCGGTGGCCGTATAGCGGATATACGTGCGGTCTTCGGGCACGCCGAGCTCGTCGTGCAGCGCGGTCATGATCTGCTTCGACATTGATTCCCAAACCGAGCGGTCGACGCTGCCGGGCTCACCCATGACGTTGACCTCGACGTAGGCCGCCGGCAAGTCGCAAGTCCCGCCGAAATAGATCGGCATGTTGTCCTCGAACGGGCACATCAGCCAGCTCTCGGTCTTTCCGGGGACGGCGGTGATGGCCTTGCCGTACGCGGCCTTCAGGGCCTCGCGCTGCTCGGGAGTGGTGGAAACGGAAACGTGGGTATGAATGACGGGCATAATGGCTCCTTCGTTGTGCTTACAAATCCTTGTTTATTGCCACTGACATCTTACGGCGTACGTTGCGTCTGGCGCCGCTCTGATTCCATTTCTGTCACGTGCGCATTGTTGCGTTTGTGACGCTTCTACGCTGATGAGCGTCACGTTTGCGATCGACCATTGCGGTCCCATTGCATGTGTGACGCTGAGGCGTTTGCTGGTGTCACGTTTGCGATCCCGTAGTTGCATTTGCGGCAAACAGGCGGCAATAATGTGGCGGTGGTGCGCAGATTATCGGGGTATTTGGTGCAGGTATGCCCGTGGCGCCCTACTTTGCTCCGGTTGTGCGTACATTTGGAATGTTGATACGGATTGATATATCGTGCTGTATTGAAAAATATCGCTTGATGATATTTGAGCAGGCCTATTCCAGCGCGCGGACGTAATCGACGAATCGTGAAGGGAAGGAACGGCAAACGATGAGCGGTAGGCGAGGCCAGGAACCAAGCAGCAGCGTAGCGACGGCCCCGGGAAAACTGTATATCGCCGGCGAATATGCGGTGGTCGAGCATGGCCATCCGGCCATCCTCATCGCCGTGAACCGTCTGTTGACCGCCCGCATCACCGAACACGACACTTCTTCCGCTGCAGCTCAACCGCAAACCTTCGGCGTCGACCCCGTCGGCCGCATCCATTCCGCAGGTCACCCCGAGGCGTCGGTGACCTGGCGGCGTCGCGCGGGACGTGCGGTGCCTGACGTGGAGCAGCCGGGCGCGGCATTCGTGCTTTCCGTCATCCATGCGGTCGAGGAACTGGCCCAGCAGCAGGGCCGTGATCTCAAGATCTACGACGTCAATATCGAAAGCGAACTGGACGACGCCTCCGGGCGCAAATATGGCTTGGGCTCGTCCGCCGCGGTGACGGTGGCCATGATGAAGGCGCTGACCGCGTTCTACGGCCTCGAGCTCGACCCGATGCAGCAATACAAACTGGCGTTCGTTTCGGCCAGCCGCGCCCAGAAGGTCGGCTCAGGCGGAGACTTGGCGGCGAGCCTTTTCGGCGGTTGCATCCGGTTTACTGCTGTCGACCGGCAGTGGGTCACCAACCGCTTGCAGGACACGGCGCTGAGCGATTTGATCACGATGCCTTGGCCGGGGTTGAGCATCGCGCGGCTCCGGGCATTCGGGCCTTCCAGCAGCTTGCGCCTGATGGTGGGATGGACCGGCAACCCAGCGTCCACGCCTTCGTTGGTCGGCCATGTCCAGCAGCAAAGCGCCGCCGAACACGAGCGGCTGTATCAGGCCTTTTTGAGCGGCAGCGATGCCTGTGTCGACGCATTGGCCCAGGCGCTGGTCGCCGATGACGAGCAGGGCGTCATCGCGCACGTGCGCGAGGCCCGCAAGCTCTTGCAGACCCT from Bifidobacterium sp. ESL0800 encodes:
- a CDS encoding carboxymuconolactone decarboxylase family protein, with protein sequence MIDQTINQETDRFLAARDAYKEASPQVVGDFLAMKRDALKPGALDGKTKALIAVLMGVSRGSERCIMTHVRAAADAGVTRDELIEGLNMTIVFGGAPQYGYASYALSAYDTYVAR
- a CDS encoding type II toxin-antitoxin system RelB/DinJ family antitoxin, which codes for MGLDLATAVNMLLKQIVNTRSLPFKLKAPEV
- a CDS encoding phenylpyruvate tautomerase MIF-related protein codes for the protein MPVIHTHVSVSTTPEQREALKAAYGKAITAVPGKTESWLMCPFEDNMPIYFGGTCDLPAAYVEVNVMGEPGSVDRSVWESMSKQIMTALHDELGVPEDRTYIRYTATGDWGWNGGNF
- a CDS encoding LacI family DNA-binding transcriptional regulator — encoded protein: MTTIKEVAKEAGASVTAVSMALNHRENGHVKKELAEHIRKTAKKMGYRPNPLARSLRTSRTHTVGFISEEIATTPYAGEMILGAQDAASELGYMMLLVNTDGEASETSEIAALKRYGVDGYLYAKMYDRVSAVPKSLSREHTVLIDATSSDGSVPYIVPDEVAMGYDATTYLIKSGAKRIAYIGCNENLLAEPLRLKGYRKALREAGLPIDPKLSISVGNNGVALKAVSELFERERPDAFFCFNDARTWYVYQCAAEHGLEVGHDISVVGIDNNRIIKETFEPQPTTIALPHYEMGYWGARKLISMIEGRDLDPTSNRKTVAAIPALDAPNPVRIRCTLLERGSVINRGTARP
- a CDS encoding MFS transporter, coding for MAIKGAKTYRNPSYLESSTGIFMFFCSWGIWWSFFSRWLTDPTKGLGMTAQQQGTIYSINSAVTLVIMFVYGVLQDNLGIKRRLVVVVSCIAACVGPFAQFVYTPMLKAGGTTRYIGVLLGSIVLSAGFMAGCSLFEALTERYSRHFGFEYGQSRAWGSFGYAVVALIAGPLFNVDMRLNFWLGSLFGLGMICVYAFWRPAEQKEELRKEADPNAPRTNPTVKEMVSVLGMGSLWALIIFMFFTNTFYTVFDQQMFPNYYTSLFATTAQGNNWYSVLNAAEVFCESAMMGIVPVIMDHIGVRNSLLLGAVVMCLRIGLCGVFHDPVMISVVKMFHAIETPLFSLPAFRYFTLHYDTKLSATLYMVGFQIASQLGQVIMSNPLGLLRDRVGARPTFFIISGIVLLALIYGYFVIKKDDQQVGGDPFIRIKDRKAAEAQGEAIQAEAASDQLPA
- a CDS encoding metalloregulator ArsR/SmtB family transcription factor, coding for METMKDQLHTDPKDVTLPQAMFALSDPLRLRIVALLDTNGEMHCGDIYRALGITKTAASHHFKVLRESGLVWRDHHGVQQSARLRRPEFDTAFPGLLDAVLGNFNKHSA
- a CDS encoding DUF1516 family protein; this encodes MHIVAGVLVLLALVVGVLGPVGMVEGWATVARVCYVVLMVSAVPTVLHAWRANWPATIVKIVAAIGLIGMCEVAFAHRLRGAAPLQTLWMPLVFGVLVFVLGLWLARGKHRGTGKPSRR
- a CDS encoding NAD(P)-dependent alcohol dehydrogenase; protein product: MKAVVFKAYKTFPSLEEVEKPTPGPGEVLLKVAGAGCCHSDVSVFRDYDEVTGAQTKPSFILGHETSGWVEEVGTGVTGFNKGDAYLVYGPTGCGHCKRCVAGEENYCENMATNKSLAIGLGRDGGMAEYMVVPARNLVPLGDADPIAAAPLADAALTPYHAIKAALPHLQGGGKYALVIGLGGLGQIAIQILKAITGATIIATDMKPEAMAKAEEKGAITVKGDENEVENIRKITGGRGVDAAFDFVGIAPTIAAAQAASAIDSRVTIVGIAGGKASYDWYSNPWQQELTSVYWGSMPELHEVAALYREGLITPEVETYSMDNALDAYHKLVDGKLSKRAVVVPHMGE
- a CDS encoding DUF1516 family protein — translated: MHLVVGVVLIVAVAVGLLGPARMTKIWAMIARVCYILIILSGVFLIVHAWPHITVLLVVKIILAVALIALAEIGFAKKSKDTASAVAIWVPIALVVVVMVVGLIVSHGFPLVML
- a CDS encoding C69 family dipeptidase gives rise to the protein MPCTTLLVGKNASYDGSTLIARNDDSGGGRYDPKRFVAVSPADQPRHYRSVLSHVEIDLPDDPCAYVMAPNALRNRGILAEAGVSERNVAMSATETIAVNERVLGADPMVELHTVPAGGDSKSASGAGRNGVNGAEPAPSVDALWASIGEPEPYDAGCADDIANQGLDVYLAHGGESRLRPGGFVGGKAAGENPAESAISADPNRREIPGGIGEEDIITLVLPYVHSAREGVIRLGGLLERYGTYEANGVSISDGDEVWYLESIGGHHWIARRVPDDCYAAIPNQLGLDHFDLVEALAEPKPGEADTRDYLCSADLREFIEANHLDRSMDSSEEHWRHLNPRKLFGTSTFRDHIYNTPRAWYMQRCLNPSEDWDSPSARYTPISDDIPWARRPESKVSIEDVSVVLSSHYQDTPYDPYGHAGTPATRHSFRPIGISRTGHLAIMQIRGYLPEAAASYQSVMWLAFGSQPTTANAPFYTNVSCTPAYLRDTTGEVSTSALYWTNRLIAALADAHFDLTGSAVEAFREDIFSHGHRFVAEADARLLQAVRKAAAAPVDGQEAQTAEQAQSVLDERQTDAVRPIMEAANQRMADYLEARNKQLLDKVLYISSEHMHNAFALSDRPQQ